The Dehalogenimonas sp. THU2 genome has a window encoding:
- a CDS encoding reductive dehalogenase, translating to MKNTFHSTLSRRDFMKGLGLAGAGIGAAAAASPIFHDLDEVAGSYQEKKAWWIKERDYENITTEVDWKVYQNYDTSVHVPVPVAQEVKDATAARVAKDKADGLAGKLPGYDRRGLAWYSASGRGGTDPAWDGETSFWKPSATDVTSPYNESPEYNLQVLRAAFHSFGTAAVGVIEITDNMKKLFNKDLISWEDRDDAVQDGKVYRIPNKCKWMIVWETQQPQVQSTYNYSADPTNPSGYGSSVPIGRMDSIGYNTAKFTRAMATSFVKGLGYMTLRPGGSMPSQNTAYGIFAGISEQARPNYRMSPGWGLESRYANSAITDMPLAPTKPIDFGGHRFCQTCKRCGEVCPSQSIDMSDEPSWEPKVLRSNPGIKAFWMNWDTCSGFGAPVNCGICQPTCPFNHPSEAIIHPVVRATASVTGVFNGFFATMDRAFGYGKVKSAEEMEAWWTKDLATYKGDTIFGAGKYMW from the coding sequence ATGAAAAACACATTCCATTCTACCCTTAGCCGCAGAGATTTTATGAAGGGTCTGGGTCTAGCTGGTGCTGGTATAGGTGCAGCTGCTGCCGCTTCACCTATATTCCATGATTTAGATGAGGTAGCCGGCTCTTACCAGGAGAAAAAAGCATGGTGGATTAAAGAACGTGATTACGAAAACATAACCACAGAGGTAGACTGGAAAGTCTATCAAAACTATGACACAAGCGTGCATGTTCCCGTCCCTGTAGCTCAAGAAGTCAAAGATGCCACTGCTGCAAGGGTCGCGAAAGACAAAGCTGATGGTCTGGCAGGCAAACTTCCTGGTTATGACCGTCGTGGTTTAGCCTGGTATAGTGCCTCAGGTCGTGGTGGCACTGATCCGGCCTGGGATGGTGAGACCAGTTTTTGGAAACCGTCGGCTACTGATGTAACATCGCCCTATAATGAATCTCCAGAATATAATCTGCAAGTACTCAGAGCAGCCTTCCATTCTTTTGGAACAGCTGCGGTCGGTGTTATTGAAATAACCGATAACATGAAGAAGCTATTCAATAAAGACTTAATATCATGGGAGGATCGGGACGATGCCGTACAGGACGGTAAGGTCTACCGTATTCCTAACAAATGCAAATGGATGATCGTCTGGGAAACCCAGCAGCCACAGGTCCAGAGTACCTACAACTATTCAGCAGATCCGACTAATCCATCGGGATATGGTTCTTCGGTTCCGATTGGGCGCATGGATTCGATTGGATACAACACTGCTAAATTTACCCGGGCGATGGCGACATCTTTCGTCAAAGGTCTAGGGTATATGACGTTACGACCAGGCGGGTCAATGCCTTCACAAAATACGGCATATGGAATATTTGCTGGCATTTCTGAGCAGGCCAGGCCAAATTATCGCATGAGTCCTGGTTGGGGACTGGAAAGCCGGTATGCCAATTCAGCCATTACTGACATGCCATTGGCGCCAACCAAGCCGATTGATTTTGGTGGGCATCGTTTCTGCCAAACTTGCAAAAGGTGCGGCGAGGTTTGCCCGAGTCAATCCATTGATATGAGTGATGAACCCAGTTGGGAACCTAAAGTTCTCAGGAGTAATCCTGGTATCAAGGCTTTCTGGATGAACTGGGATACTTGCTCTGGTTTTGGCGCTCCCGTCAACTGCGGTATCTGTCAACCGACTTGTCCTTTCAACCATCCTTCAGAGGCCATAATCCATCCCGTGGTACGGGCAACCGCATCAGTTACCGGGGTATTTAATGGATTTTTTGCCACAATGGATCGGGCCTTTGGTTATGGTAAAGTCAAATCTGCGGAAGAGATGGAAGCTTGGTGGACGAAGGATCTTGCGACGTATAAAGGTGACACCATTTTTGGCGCCGGCAAGTATATGTGGTAA
- a CDS encoding GatB/YqeY domain-containing protein — protein sequence MSLKESLPAELKDALRAGNKDKLAVLRLILSAVNYAEIEQQKILDDPGIHAVIAKMAKQRRESIEAFKAGNRQDLVDKEQTELEILESYLPRQLSRDEITAEAKKVIAEVGANKPQDMGKVMGKLTPLLRGKADGKEVAVVVTELLRQ from the coding sequence ATGAGCCTGAAAGAAAGCCTGCCGGCCGAACTCAAAGACGCACTGCGCGCCGGGAACAAGGATAAACTGGCAGTTCTCCGGTTGATCCTTTCCGCAGTGAACTATGCCGAGATTGAACAGCAAAAGATACTGGATGATCCCGGGATTCACGCCGTCATCGCCAAGATGGCGAAGCAGCGACGCGAGAGCATCGAGGCTTTCAAGGCGGGTAACCGGCAGGATCTGGTTGACAAGGAGCAGACCGAACTCGAAATCCTCGAGAGCTACTTGCCTCGCCAGCTTTCCCGCGATGAGATTACCGCTGAAGCAAAAAAGGTCATCGCCGAGGTGGGAGCCAACAAACCGCAGGACATGGGCAAGGTCATGGGTAAGCTCACCCCTTTGCTCCGGGGCAAGGCCGACGGTAAAGAGGTGGCGGTGGTGGTGACGGAGTTGTTGCGGCAGTAA